GCATGTGCCGGGCATAAATGGCCTCGATCCGGTTATTGCCGTCTACCTTGATATCAATGAAATGCTTCATCTGCTTTTCAAACGCCGCGAACAGCTCGGCATAGTTTTTAAAATCGGCCGCCTGTCCGGTATGCAGGCCCAGCTGTTTTTTTGCGACAGGGTCATAGCCGTCATGGAGCGTCAGTTCCAGGATCTTCGGCATATTGAAATATCCGGTCAGAATATAGGCCTCTTTGCCGAAGGCGCCCGTCTCGACGCAGCCGCTCGCGCCGCCTTCTCTGGCGTCCACCAGTTGCTTCCCGGCATTGAGCATTTCCTGAATCATCGCGTCGGTGTTGTAAAAGGCGGGCTGGCCCCAACCTTTGCGCGAAATCTCACAGGCCTTCTTCAAAAACGCCTGCGGCGTCTTACGGCTGATCTGCACATTCGAACTGGGTTGCAGCAGTTTCATCTCATCCATCGTTTCCAAGATCAGATACGACACTTCATTGACGCCGTCCGCCCCGTCGGTTGTGACGCCGCCGGTATTCAGATTGGCAAAGTCCGTGTACGTGCCGCTTTCTTTCAGCGTGATCCCGACTTTTGGCGGCGCAGGCTGGTTATTGAACTTGATCCAGAAACACTGCAAAAGCTCCTTAGCCTCTTCACGCTTTAGCGACCCGTCAGCCAGACCGCTGCGGTAAAATGGAGCCAGATGCTGATCAAGCCGCCCCGGGCTGTAAGCATCCCAGGGGTTCATCTCCGTTGTCACGCCCAAATGCACGAACCAGTACATCTGCAGCGCCTGCGCGAAAGTCTCCGGCCGCTGCGCCGGGACCACGCGGCAATTTTCGGCGATCCAGAGCAGTTCTTTGCGGCGTTCCTCGTTCGCTTCGCTTGCCGCCATCGTTCGCGCAAGTTCCTCATAGCGGCGTCCCAGGCAGATGATCGCATCACAGCAGATATCCATCGCCTGCAGCTGCACCTTCCTGTCGTAAGCCGCCGGATCGCTGAGAAAATCAAGTTCGGCCAGGCTGCGCGCAATGTCCGCCTTGAAATCGAGAAATCCCTTGTTGTACATCTTACCGTCCGCCACCGTATGACCCGGACCGCGCTGCTCCATGAACTCGGTGAAGATGCCGCTTTCATAGCAGTCGAGCCACTGCGGCGTCATATGCTCGAAGATCCGCTTGCGAATCGAACGCTTTTCCCAGTACGGGATAATCGTCTCTTTTTGGATCTGCCGGTCCTTCTCGCTTACCCGAAAGAAAATCTGTTCCCGCTGATCCATAACCTCCATATCCTGAAGCGTATGGCAGCAAAGTTCCGGAAATGTCGGCGCGCCCTGCGGCCGTTCGCCTTTTTCTCCAACGATCAGCTCACCGGGGTTGATGCACAGCGTTTTGTTCTGCATCAGATGAAGAAACGTCAACGCGCGCAGAATGGGCGTCTCCACACTCCCTTCCCATTGCCGGTACGCTTCGGTCACCAGCACCGCCCGTTCCATGGAAAGATGAGGCTCCTGCTCCAGGCTTTGCGCCCGCAGTCTTGCGATCCGGCTTGCCATTCCGATTTCTTTCATGTTTCCGTCACCCTCCTACCTGCACTTTATATTGCGCTGCGGCAAAACGTCGGCTGATCGCAGCCAGGCGCTCTGCATCCGGCGCTGAAAACGCTTCCTTGAGGCGGCCGCCTTTGTCGCAGCCCAGACTATGATACGGCAACAGGTATACCTTCTCCAGCGGAC
The Azotosporobacter soli DNA segment above includes these coding regions:
- the hypD gene encoding trans-4-hydroxy-L-proline dehydratase gives rise to the protein MKEIGMASRIARLRAQSLEQEPHLSMERAVLVTEAYRQWEGSVETPILRALTFLHLMQNKTLCINPGELIVGEKGERPQGAPTFPELCCHTLQDMEVMDQREQIFFRVSEKDRQIQKETIIPYWEKRSIRKRIFEHMTPQWLDCYESGIFTEFMEQRGPGHTVADGKMYNKGFLDFKADIARSLAELDFLSDPAAYDRKVQLQAMDICCDAIICLGRRYEELARTMAASEANEERRKELLWIAENCRVVPAQRPETFAQALQMYWFVHLGVTTEMNPWDAYSPGRLDQHLAPFYRSGLADGSLKREEAKELLQCFWIKFNNQPAPPKVGITLKESGTYTDFANLNTGGVTTDGADGVNEVSYLILETMDEMKLLQPSSNVQISRKTPQAFLKKACEISRKGWGQPAFYNTDAMIQEMLNAGKQLVDAREGGASGCVETGAFGKEAYILTGYFNMPKILELTLHDGYDPVAKKQLGLHTGQAADFKNYAELFAAFEKQMKHFIDIKVDGNNRIEAIYARHMPAPFLSIVTSDCISKGQDYNAGGARYNTNYIQGVGIGTITDSLVALKCNVFEEQRFTMGELMQALRDDFAGHERLLHLVRDKTPKYGNDEDKADDVMRQVFQCFYDLVTGRPNMKGGSYRIDMLPTTCHVYFGSVIGASPNGRRAGKPVSEGISPEKGADRNGPTAVIQSAVKMEHLMTGGTLLNQKFTPAVVAGESGLNGMASLIRAYFNQDGHHIQFNVIDRKTLLDAQARPEEYRDLIVRVAGYSDHFRNLSKELQDEIIERTEQHFA